The proteins below are encoded in one region of Sporosarcina sp. FSL K6-1508:
- a CDS encoding penicillin-binding protein, which yields MEESEGAWLESKREQRKGRAWTMKKKFRFQWGAFLMFLIYGGLFFLLFGRILFIQVTGQAEGQVMAKLAESKYARESVLKAERGTIVDRNGELIASDTLSYRLIAILSEKASKGSKKPLHIIDNEKTAEVLAEYIPLEKEAILSRLNEAKKTGKYQVEFGKAGRDISNETVLAIKKKELPGVVFIEDQKRFYPNGVFASYLIGFAMKEEDADKNISTVGKMGLEKTYNKELSGSDGKVDFEADGFGFMLPKAEKAIVAAKDGFEIQLTLDKTIQNFVEDAMNQVENEYSPKKMVAVVADPKTGQILAMSQRPAFHPDTREGLTENWLNEALETTIEPGSTMKMFTLAAAIEEKKWDGGAYFQSGQYTIFDKTIRDVNRTGWGTITYLEGFQRSSNTSMAYLLERVGDKTFIEYIRKFGFGDKTGIDLPHEASGVILDTYPSERLTTSYGQGSTVTPIQMIQAATSIANNGVMMKPYVIDKITNPNTGEIVKDKKPEEHDSPISAATAKKVREILASTITGEKGTGKKFALNGYTVGGKTGTAEIPNSLGKGYLSGGGNYLYSFLGMAPVDDPQLITYVIVQQPKLKVGKTGSDPVAELFTSIMDSSLRYMNIVPNGEEIVKPTVVRDYTGKDSADASTKLKEDGFVPEVIGEGGKIDIQYPVAGTKLVEGSIILLQTKGVTALPDFTGWSKKMLLSYKMLSGLDLRINGDGYVTEQSLSKGSVIGLDDPVVIKLESPSEIYKPVEEDTEEESIVGG from the coding sequence ATGGAAGAAAGCGAAGGAGCTTGGCTTGAATCCAAACGAGAACAACGTAAAGGTCGTGCCTGGACGATGAAAAAGAAGTTTCGATTCCAATGGGGAGCCTTTCTGATGTTTTTGATTTATGGAGGGCTCTTTTTCCTTTTGTTTGGAAGGATTTTATTCATTCAAGTAACGGGACAAGCGGAAGGCCAAGTAATGGCAAAGCTGGCTGAGTCTAAATACGCGAGAGAATCGGTATTAAAAGCGGAACGAGGAACGATTGTTGACCGAAATGGGGAGTTAATCGCCTCGGATACTCTGAGTTACCGGCTAATTGCCATATTGAGTGAAAAAGCAAGTAAGGGTTCGAAAAAACCGCTCCATATCATCGATAATGAGAAGACGGCAGAAGTGCTTGCCGAATATATTCCGCTTGAAAAAGAAGCAATTCTATCCCGTTTGAATGAAGCAAAAAAAACAGGTAAATATCAAGTGGAATTCGGAAAAGCTGGCCGCGATATTAGTAATGAGACTGTCTTGGCGATCAAAAAGAAAGAGCTGCCGGGAGTCGTATTTATCGAAGACCAGAAAAGATTTTATCCGAATGGCGTGTTTGCTTCGTATTTAATCGGCTTTGCAATGAAGGAAGAGGATGCCGATAAAAATATATCTACTGTCGGGAAAATGGGCTTAGAGAAAACGTATAACAAGGAGTTAAGCGGTTCGGATGGCAAAGTGGATTTTGAAGCGGATGGCTTCGGCTTCATGCTGCCGAAAGCGGAAAAAGCAATTGTTGCTGCCAAAGACGGTTTTGAAATCCAGTTGACCCTTGATAAGACCATCCAAAACTTCGTGGAAGATGCGATGAATCAAGTGGAAAATGAATATTCGCCGAAAAAGATGGTGGCGGTCGTGGCAGATCCGAAAACTGGCCAAATATTAGCAATGAGTCAACGCCCGGCATTCCATCCGGATACGCGCGAAGGACTGACGGAGAACTGGTTGAATGAAGCGCTTGAAACAACGATTGAGCCAGGTTCTACAATGAAAATGTTTACGTTAGCCGCGGCAATCGAAGAGAAAAAATGGGATGGGGGTGCCTATTTCCAATCGGGTCAGTATACTATTTTTGACAAGACAATCCGAGATGTTAACCGTACTGGTTGGGGAACAATCACCTATTTAGAAGGTTTTCAGAGATCTTCGAATACATCCATGGCCTATCTACTGGAACGCGTGGGAGATAAAACATTTATTGAGTATATTCGTAAATTTGGGTTTGGAGATAAGACCGGAATAGATTTGCCGCATGAAGCATCGGGTGTCATTTTGGATACCTATCCTAGTGAACGGCTAACAACCTCTTATGGACAAGGTTCCACGGTGACGCCGATACAAATGATCCAGGCAGCCACGTCGATTGCGAACAACGGTGTGATGATGAAGCCGTATGTCATCGACAAAATCACCAATCCAAATACGGGCGAAATAGTGAAAGACAAAAAGCCCGAAGAACATGACAGTCCGATATCGGCGGCTACGGCAAAGAAAGTGAGAGAAATTCTTGCTTCGACCATTACTGGAGAAAAAGGGACAGGCAAGAAGTTCGCCCTTAATGGATATACAGTTGGTGGGAAGACAGGTACAGCTGAGATTCCGAATTCCTTAGGAAAAGGCTATTTAAGCGGTGGCGGGAATTACCTCTATTCATTCCTTGGAATGGCACCGGTGGATGATCCGCAGCTTATTACGTACGTCATCGTACAGCAACCGAAATTGAAAGTTGGAAAAACCGGTTCGGATCCTGTTGCAGAATTGTTCACTTCCATCATGGATAGCAGTTTACGCTATATGAACATCGTTCCGAATGGAGAGGAGATAGTGAAGCCGACTGTAGTTCGTGACTATACAGGCAAAGATTCGGCTGATGCAAGCACAAAATTGAAGGAAGATGGCTTCGTCCCTGAAGTCATTGGCGAAGGCGGAAAAATCGATATTCAATACCCGGTTGCGGGTACCAAACTCGTAGAAGGATCAATTATCCTGTTGCAGACAAAAGGTGTAACCGCATTGCCCGATTTTACCGGATGGTCGAAAAAAATGTTACTTTCATATAAAATGTTATCTGGACTTGATCTGCGTATTAACGGAGATGGCTATGTAACTGAGCAAAGCCTGTCAAAAGGGTCCGTTATTGGACTTGATGATCCAGTTGTCATTAAGTTAGAATCGCCTTCCGAAATCTATAAACCTGTAGAAGAAGACACCGAAGAAGAGAGTATTGTAGGTGGCTGA
- the ftsL gene encoding cell division protein FtsL yields MALEQRKFQASYVRELETPAVPRKQSQIRPSRKVFSVGEKFLFVLFSTILVLFSTMILHTQAQINDTNREVQLLGKEISEISKQNMELSILVKENSTYDRIWKKAKELGLNPNENNVKVVPGR; encoded by the coding sequence ATGGCATTAGAACAGAGAAAATTCCAGGCGTCATATGTACGTGAACTTGAAACTCCAGCAGTTCCAAGAAAACAGTCTCAAATACGACCTTCTCGAAAAGTCTTTTCTGTCGGGGAGAAATTCCTATTCGTGCTGTTTTCAACAATCCTTGTTCTTTTCTCAACAATGATTCTACATACGCAAGCTCAAATTAATGATACAAACAGAGAAGTGCAATTGCTTGGAAAGGAAATTTCCGAAATATCAAAACAAAATATGGAATTGTCCATCCTGGTAAAAGAAAATTCCACATATGACCGCATATGGAAGAAAGCGAAGGAGCTTGGCTTGAATCCAAACGAGAACAACGTAAAGGTCGTGCCTGGACGATGA
- the rsmH gene encoding 16S rRNA (cytosine(1402)-N(4))-methyltransferase RsmH, with protein MFNHTTVLLHEAVEGLNIKSDGIYVDCTLGGAGHSIEIAKKLSSEGRLICFDQDMTAIEVAKDRLKDYLPQVTFVHSNFRNLKTELESIGISAVDGILYDLGVSSPQLDTPERGFSYNLDAPLDMRMDTNAPLTAYEVVNDWPYEDLVRIFFRYGEEKFSKRVARKVEEARQQSPIQTTFELAELIKSSIPAATRRTGGHPAKRVFQAVRIAVNDELGAAEDSLTDAITLLNPGGRISIITFHSLEDRLCKTIFKEASSLPDLPPNLPVIPEGMEPILKLVTRKPIVPSEEEVEENKRARSAKLRIAEKK; from the coding sequence ATTTTTAACCATACAACTGTTTTGCTTCATGAAGCCGTCGAAGGTCTCAATATAAAAAGTGATGGCATATACGTTGACTGCACCCTGGGTGGAGCAGGCCACAGTATAGAAATAGCTAAGAAATTATCGTCAGAAGGCAGACTTATTTGCTTTGATCAAGACATGACGGCGATTGAAGTGGCAAAAGATCGATTGAAGGATTATCTCCCTCAAGTAACTTTTGTTCATTCAAATTTTAGAAACCTGAAAACTGAACTAGAGAGCATAGGCATTTCAGCCGTTGACGGCATTCTTTATGACTTAGGCGTTTCATCCCCACAGCTTGACACACCAGAAAGAGGATTTAGCTATAATTTAGACGCCCCTCTTGATATGCGAATGGATACAAATGCTCCTTTAACAGCTTATGAAGTTGTTAACGACTGGCCATATGAAGATTTAGTACGTATCTTTTTCCGTTATGGTGAAGAAAAATTCTCGAAAAGGGTTGCACGCAAGGTTGAAGAGGCAAGACAGCAATCCCCAATACAGACAACTTTCGAACTTGCTGAACTGATCAAGTCAAGTATCCCAGCGGCAACAAGACGAACAGGGGGGCATCCTGCAAAAAGAGTGTTCCAGGCAGTTAGAATCGCTGTGAACGACGAACTTGGTGCAGCTGAGGATTCTTTAACAGATGCAATCACGCTGTTAAATCCTGGTGGCCGCATCAGTATTATTACGTTCCATTCACTTGAAGATAGATTGTGTAAAACGATTTTTAAAGAAGCATCCTCTTTACCAGATCTGCCGCCGAACTTACCAGTAATACCGGAAGGCATGGAACCTATATTGAAACTGGTGACTAGGAAGCCGATTGTACCGAGTGAAGAAGAAGTAGAAGAGAATAAGCGAGCAAGATCCGCTAAGCTTAGAATTGCTGAAAAGAAATGA
- the mraZ gene encoding division/cell wall cluster transcriptional repressor MraZ: protein MFMGEYQHTVDIKGRLIVPSKFREHLGDGFVLTRGLDNCLFGYPMNEWKRLEEKLKALPVTKKDARAFARFFFSGATEVELDKQGRINIPASLLQYAKVEKDCVVIGVSGRIEIWSKALWDVYYDESEQSFNEIAENIIDFDF from the coding sequence ATGTTCATGGGCGAATATCAACATACTGTCGATATAAAAGGTCGTCTGATTGTTCCTTCGAAATTTCGGGAACATTTGGGAGACGGTTTTGTTTTGACTCGCGGCTTGGACAACTGTCTCTTCGGTTACCCGATGAATGAATGGAAACGTCTTGAAGAAAAGCTTAAGGCTTTACCTGTGACGAAAAAAGATGCCCGTGCATTTGCAAGATTCTTCTTTTCCGGAGCAACGGAGGTTGAATTGGACAAGCAAGGCCGCATCAATATTCCAGCATCATTGCTCCAATATGCAAAGGTTGAAAAAGATTGTGTCGTAATCGGAGTTTCAGGCCGAATTGAAATTTGGTCTAAAGCATTGTGGGATGTCTATTATGATGAATCTGAACAATCGTTCAATGAAATTGCTGAAAATATTATCGACTTTGATTTTTAA
- the bshC gene encoding bacillithiol biosynthesis cysteine-adding enzyme BshC has protein sequence MELEANALQEKNKVMQSYTSDKEFLHTFFDYENEESSYSERLEELAGRTFERRQLAETIRSFMEPFGISASAYKHIDELAENAVAVIGGQQAGILTGPLYSVHKAITVILLAKKQREKLGTPVVPVFWVAGEDHDLNEINHVYTEMEGRATKHQYRENFVLKLMASEAEYDKQLMASLVKDIFGKFGETAYTKDLLDEVLDAIEQEETFTQFFVRLMNGLFKEEGLLFIDSASRQLRVLEKSYFALLIEESAQLAEEISNKEELFAEKGFGSPLGAESDAANLFYIHDTGRVLLSRKDDYFVNDSSGLRFSKADMLRIAEEEPWLLSNNVATRPLMQDMVFPVLAFVGGPGEIAYWAVLKEAFHHLDMKMPIIVPRMSMTLVTPQVKHALDEKSLTVDDVMSGAVFTAREQFVSGLQDERFDSVLDETEKILGQQYEKIAEYADQQGPMMQELLEKNLLFHIKQLNYLKGKAEEAVLLKHDAALRTFAILEGELFPEGVLQERLYTPYTYLNSYGPTLIQDLLKLPLEMDGTHKIIYL, from the coding sequence ATGGAATTGGAAGCAAACGCATTACAAGAAAAAAATAAAGTGATGCAATCGTATACGAGCGATAAAGAATTTTTACATACTTTTTTTGATTATGAAAATGAGGAAAGTTCCTATTCCGAAAGGCTGGAAGAACTTGCAGGCCGCACGTTTGAAAGACGTCAGCTGGCGGAAACAATCCGTTCGTTTATGGAACCTTTTGGAATATCGGCAAGCGCATATAAGCACATAGATGAACTTGCAGAAAATGCAGTTGCCGTAATCGGAGGCCAGCAGGCGGGAATTTTAACGGGTCCCTTATACTCCGTTCACAAAGCAATTACGGTTATCCTGCTTGCGAAAAAACAAAGAGAGAAACTTGGCACACCTGTCGTCCCGGTCTTTTGGGTTGCGGGTGAAGATCATGATTTGAATGAAATTAATCATGTCTACACGGAAATGGAAGGCCGTGCAACAAAACATCAATACCGTGAGAATTTTGTATTAAAGCTGATGGCGTCGGAAGCTGAGTACGACAAACAATTGATGGCATCGTTAGTCAAAGACATTTTCGGCAAGTTTGGTGAGACTGCATATACGAAAGACTTGTTGGACGAAGTTCTTGATGCAATAGAACAAGAGGAAACGTTCACACAATTTTTCGTCAGGCTTATGAACGGGCTTTTCAAAGAGGAAGGTCTTTTGTTCATCGATTCGGCATCCCGACAGTTGAGAGTGCTCGAAAAGTCTTATTTCGCCCTTCTAATCGAAGAATCTGCTCAGCTTGCTGAAGAAATTTCGAACAAGGAAGAACTGTTCGCAGAAAAAGGGTTCGGTTCTCCGCTTGGCGCTGAAAGCGATGCGGCAAACCTTTTCTATATCCACGACACGGGTCGAGTTCTTCTTTCAAGAAAAGATGACTATTTCGTGAATGACAGCTCTGGACTGCGATTTTCAAAAGCTGATATGCTCAGAATTGCTGAAGAGGAACCTTGGCTGTTAAGCAATAATGTCGCGACGAGACCGCTGATGCAAGATATGGTTTTCCCAGTACTTGCCTTTGTTGGTGGGCCTGGAGAAATTGCTTATTGGGCAGTCCTGAAAGAAGCGTTCCATCATCTGGATATGAAAATGCCAATTATTGTACCGCGGATGTCTATGACACTTGTGACGCCGCAGGTAAAGCATGCGTTGGACGAAAAATCCTTGACGGTCGATGATGTCATGTCAGGAGCAGTATTTACTGCGCGGGAGCAATTCGTCAGTGGGTTGCAAGATGAACGTTTTGATTCAGTTTTGGATGAAACGGAAAAGATTTTGGGGCAGCAGTACGAAAAAATTGCTGAATATGCAGATCAGCAAGGACCTATGATGCAAGAACTGCTTGAAAAAAATCTTCTTTTCCACATAAAACAATTGAATTATCTTAAAGGTAAAGCGGAAGAAGCGGTTTTGCTGAAGCATGACGCTGCACTTCGCACATTTGCCATACTGGAAGGGGAACTGTTCCCTGAAGGTGTATTGCAAGAAAGACTTTACACACCGTATACCTATTTGAATAGTTATGGGCCAACCCTTATCCAAGATCTTCTTAAATTACCGTTGGAAATGGACGGGACCCACAAAATCATCTATTTATAA
- a CDS encoding DUF3397 domain-containing protein, whose protein sequence is MNGMISAFLGAIILFPFIVTIVFLIVMRKLGKAPASVIGVAADITTPFMFIAVYIVSDTLFRNEIWVYIVGIALIIAIVYAFIERSKVKEFRIGRLLRKTWRFYFLVLFAAYVILLIAGAVMKVVEYVT, encoded by the coding sequence ATGAATGGAATGATCTCTGCATTTTTAGGAGCAATCATTTTGTTTCCGTTCATAGTCACGATTGTGTTCCTGATTGTCATGCGGAAGCTAGGCAAAGCTCCGGCATCTGTTATTGGAGTTGCAGCTGATATTACGACGCCATTTATGTTTATTGCGGTTTACATCGTATCCGACACGCTCTTCAGAAATGAGATCTGGGTTTACATAGTGGGAATTGCACTCATCATTGCGATTGTCTATGCCTTCATTGAGCGGAGCAAAGTGAAGGAATTTAGGATTGGTCGGCTTTTGCGAAAAACATGGCGATTTTACTTCCTTGTTTTATTCGCCGCCTATGTTATTCTTTTGATCGCTGGAGCGGTAATGAAAGTCGTTGAATATGTAACATGA
- a CDS encoding ketopantoate reductase family protein: MEVIIAGAGSIGLLLGSYLSEAGMDVTFYVRREEQAELIRAEGIQRTNQDNTKDMYRADATTDIRNLSSTALWIVAVKYAGLRDLLSEMQEAHITNPVLFIQNGIGHVELLESNEFPNVAFATVEHGARRIDDRSVAHNGIGMLTIAIAYGDDSPFNLMGEAHSDRFPVRRHSDAEQILMRKVLINCMINPLTAILEVKNGELLTNDYCLTLFEVLYKELLDTFPEVQSFLSYEDVADVCRKTARNSSSMLVDRLAGRPMEIETIVTAVIRKANRHNKSLPLLSTLEQMLYAIERKGERL, encoded by the coding sequence ATGGAGGTAATCATTGCTGGAGCAGGTTCAATTGGACTGCTGCTCGGATCGTACTTGTCTGAAGCTGGTATGGACGTTACATTTTACGTAAGAAGGGAAGAGCAGGCTGAACTTATTCGAGCAGAGGGGATTCAGCGCACTAACCAAGACAATACAAAAGATATGTACCGCGCAGATGCAACGACTGATATCCGAAATCTTTCGTCAACGGCGCTTTGGATTGTTGCGGTCAAATATGCAGGTCTCCGTGATCTCCTTTCGGAAATGCAGGAAGCCCATATAACTAATCCTGTTCTGTTCATTCAGAATGGGATTGGACATGTAGAACTTTTGGAAAGTAACGAATTTCCGAATGTTGCATTCGCCACCGTCGAGCATGGAGCCCGGCGGATAGATGACCGTTCCGTAGCGCATAATGGAATCGGCATGTTAACAATCGCAATTGCTTATGGTGATGACAGTCCATTCAACTTAATGGGAGAAGCACATTCGGACAGATTTCCGGTAAGACGTCATAGTGATGCAGAACAGATTCTTATGCGCAAAGTACTCATCAACTGTATGATCAATCCGCTGACCGCTATCCTTGAAGTGAAAAATGGGGAATTGCTCACAAATGATTATTGTCTTACGCTTTTCGAGGTGCTCTATAAAGAATTGCTCGACACATTCCCAGAGGTGCAGTCGTTTCTCTCGTACGAAGACGTAGCGGATGTCTGCAGAAAAACTGCACGGAACAGCTCGTCAATGCTAGTGGATCGTTTAGCTGGCCGACCGATGGAAATCGAGACGATAGTCACTGCTGTTATCCGCAAAGCAAATCGGCACAACAAGTCGTTGCCGCTTCTTTCAACACTTGAACAAATGCTGTATGCCATTGAGAGGAAAGGGGAAAGACTATGA
- a CDS encoding acyl-CoA carboxylase subunit beta: protein MTKATEQTAYNEKLEAKLQGIFAGGHPKYHEKLKEQNKIFVRDRLELLFDDGEYTEDGRFANCEAGDLPADGVVTAMGKVNGQTVCVMANDSTVKAGSWGARTVEKIIRIQEIAEKNRVPMLYLVDSAGARITDQLDMFPNRRGAGKIFHNQVRLSGFIPQICILFGPSAAGGAYIPAFCDIVIMVDGNASMYLGSPRMAEKVIGEKVTLEEMGGARMHCSVSGCGDVLAMNEEEAIAEARRYLSFFPANFTEKPALKESVEAKAGRTLEAIIPENQNAPFDMYEAIDALIDEGSFFDVKKLFAGEIITGLARIEGQPVGIIANQPKVKGGVLFVDSADKATKFINLCDAFSIPLLFLADVPGFMIGTKVERAGIIRHGAKLIMAMSSATVPKISVIVRKAYGAGLYAMAGPAFEPDVCIALPTAQIAVMGPEAAVNAVYSNKIEAIEDPKERIAFVQEKHKEYKEEIDIYKMASELIIDEIVAPSSLRKVLADRYRFYSSKDVPQPPRKHPVYPV, encoded by the coding sequence ATGACTAAAGCGACAGAACAGACAGCTTACAATGAAAAACTTGAAGCGAAACTGCAGGGGATTTTTGCAGGGGGTCATCCCAAATACCATGAGAAGTTAAAAGAACAGAACAAAATTTTTGTCCGTGATCGACTGGAACTTCTTTTTGATGATGGCGAGTATACAGAAGACGGCAGGTTTGCCAACTGTGAAGCGGGGGATTTACCAGCGGATGGTGTCGTTACGGCCATGGGAAAAGTAAACGGTCAGACAGTCTGCGTAATGGCGAACGATTCAACAGTGAAGGCAGGGTCATGGGGAGCCCGTACAGTTGAGAAAATTATTCGCATCCAGGAAATTGCAGAGAAGAATCGTGTACCAATGTTATATCTCGTTGATTCAGCAGGAGCTCGTATTACAGATCAGCTTGACATGTTCCCGAACCGTCGCGGCGCAGGAAAGATATTCCACAACCAAGTGAGATTATCGGGTTTTATCCCGCAAATTTGTATTCTATTCGGTCCTTCAGCTGCAGGTGGTGCGTACATACCCGCATTTTGCGATATCGTTATTATGGTGGACGGAAATGCATCGATGTATCTAGGTTCACCGCGTATGGCCGAAAAAGTAATCGGTGAAAAAGTAACATTGGAAGAAATGGGCGGAGCACGCATGCACTGTTCAGTTAGTGGGTGCGGCGACGTGCTTGCGATGAATGAAGAGGAAGCGATTGCAGAAGCCCGCCGTTATCTATCGTTTTTCCCTGCGAATTTCACAGAAAAACCGGCTTTAAAAGAATCGGTGGAGGCGAAAGCAGGCCGGACGCTTGAAGCAATCATTCCGGAAAACCAAAACGCGCCATTTGATATGTACGAAGCGATTGATGCATTGATTGATGAAGGTAGTTTCTTCGATGTCAAGAAGCTATTTGCTGGCGAAATTATTACAGGTTTAGCTAGAATTGAAGGGCAGCCGGTTGGTATTATTGCCAATCAGCCGAAAGTAAAAGGCGGAGTCTTGTTCGTGGATTCGGCTGATAAAGCAACAAAGTTCATTAATCTATGTGATGCATTTTCGATTCCACTCTTGTTCCTAGCTGACGTTCCCGGCTTTATGATTGGGACGAAAGTTGAGCGGGCGGGAATCATTCGCCATGGAGCGAAACTAATCATGGCAATGAGCTCGGCTACTGTGCCAAAAATCTCAGTTATTGTCCGCAAAGCCTATGGAGCTGGTCTTTATGCGATGGCAGGTCCAGCCTTCGAGCCGGATGTCTGTATTGCGCTTCCGACTGCTCAAATTGCAGTTATGGGACCTGAAGCGGCGGTAAATGCAGTCTATTCGAATAAAATCGAAGCGATTGAAGATCCAAAAGAGCGGATTGCATTCGTTCAGGAAAAGCACAAGGAATACAAGGAAGAAATTGATATTTACAAGATGGCATCTGAATTGATCATCGATGAAATCGTAGCCCCATCAAGCTTAAGAAAAGTGCTTGCGGACAGATATCGTTTCTACAGTTCAAAAGATGTTCCGCAGCCACCAAGAAAACATCCTGTCTATCCTGTATAA
- a CDS encoding biotin/lipoyl-containing protein: MTALKSTMAGTVFTVNAAIGEEVTAGQVIIVLESMKMEIPIEAETAGKVTAINVQVGDFVNEEDVLATIEA, encoded by the coding sequence ATGACAGCATTAAAATCAACGATGGCAGGTACAGTATTTACAGTGAACGCAGCGATAGGGGAAGAAGTAACGGCGGGACAAGTTATCATCGTACTCGAATCGATGAAGATGGAAATCCCGATTGAAGCGGAAACCGCTGGTAAAGTAACAGCTATCAATGTACAAGTCGGCGATTTCGTTAACGAAGAAGACGTTCTAGCTACAATCGAAGCATAG
- a CDS encoding acetyl-CoA carboxylase biotin carboxylase subunit: MDKILIANRGEIALRIIKTCKRLGVSTVAVYSEADADMPFVKAADEAFLLGPAQVQQSYLKADAIIDIAVRAKVDGIHPGYGLLSENAEFVRKVQAAGIQFIGPDADTIDKMGDKIGSRITMKAAGVPVVPGTDEGIASLEDAMHAATEIGYPIMLKASAGGGGIGMVRCENEQALSQQFQSVKTRAKTYFGDDVVFLEKFVADARHIEVQIFGDNFGNVVHLFERNCSVQRRNQKVIEESPSPHLPEEARQRLYKAAVDAAKAVSYKNAGTVEFIVDEKNELYFLEMNTRLQVEHPVTEEVTGFDLVEWQLEVANGNKLPVIDQAAIKSTGHAIEFRIYAEDPVKFMPSPGAIQKLDWGDTTGIRIDSGYVEGGKVTPFYDPLISKVIVHAPTREEAIKKSQDFLSKVKIEGLKTNIPLFNTFLKSEEFIAGNYSTAVLSTWSAKQKGETIK; encoded by the coding sequence ATGGATAAAATACTGATTGCGAATCGTGGGGAAATCGCTCTTAGAATAATAAAGACTTGTAAACGTCTTGGTGTTAGCACCGTAGCTGTCTATTCGGAAGCGGATGCGGACATGCCTTTCGTGAAAGCGGCTGATGAGGCCTTCTTGCTCGGGCCTGCACAAGTTCAGCAATCGTATTTAAAAGCGGACGCTATAATTGATATTGCGGTTCGTGCAAAAGTGGATGGCATTCATCCGGGGTACGGGCTTTTATCAGAAAACGCGGAATTTGTACGTAAAGTACAAGCCGCAGGAATTCAATTCATTGGGCCAGATGCAGACACGATTGATAAGATGGGTGACAAAATTGGTTCTCGTATAACGATGAAAGCGGCAGGGGTGCCGGTTGTTCCTGGAACGGATGAAGGAATCGCTTCTTTGGAAGATGCCATGCATGCTGCTACTGAAATCGGTTATCCGATTATGTTAAAAGCGAGCGCTGGCGGTGGCGGAATCGGTATGGTCCGCTGTGAAAATGAGCAAGCGCTCAGTCAACAATTTCAATCTGTAAAGACTCGGGCGAAAACTTATTTCGGAGATGATGTTGTATTCCTTGAAAAGTTCGTAGCAGATGCACGCCATATCGAAGTGCAGATTTTTGGAGACAATTTCGGAAATGTTGTCCATTTGTTTGAACGTAATTGTTCGGTACAACGGCGTAATCAAAAAGTAATTGAAGAATCACCTTCACCGCATTTACCGGAAGAAGCGCGCCAACGTCTCTATAAAGCGGCAGTGGATGCAGCGAAAGCGGTTTCTTATAAAAATGCGGGAACAGTCGAATTCATTGTCGATGAAAAAAATGAACTATACTTTCTTGAAATGAATACTAGACTACAAGTTGAACATCCGGTGACTGAAGAAGTGACTGGATTTGACCTTGTAGAATGGCAGCTTGAAGTTGCAAACGGCAATAAGCTTCCTGTGATTGATCAAGCGGCTATTAAATCGACAGGCCATGCAATCGAGTTCCGTATTTACGCGGAAGATCCAGTCAAATTCATGCCTTCACCGGGTGCGATACAGAAACTTGATTGGGGAGATACAACGGGAATCCGTATTGACTCAGGATATGTTGAAGGTGGAAAAGTGACGCCTTTCTATGATCCGCTGATTTCAAAAGTAATCGTCCACGCACCAACTCGGGAAGAAGCGATTAAAAAATCGCAAGACTTCCTGTCAAAAGTGAAAATTGAAGGGTTGAAAACGAATATACCGCTATTCAATACTTTCTTGAAATCTGAGGAATTCATTGCAGGTAACTATTCGACAGCGGTTTTATCCACATGGAGCGCTAAACAAAAGGGGGAAACAATAAAATGA